In Vigna unguiculata cultivar IT97K-499-35 chromosome 3, ASM411807v1, whole genome shotgun sequence, a single genomic region encodes these proteins:
- the LOC114179902 gene encoding dof zinc finger protein DOF1.7-like codes for MGLSSKQVSSSGLDWKQTLLEAQDLELPKPNLMRKQQQQQQQQHQQTQPSESLKCPRCDSTNTKFCYYNNYNKSQPRHFCRACKRHWTKGGTLRNVPVGGGRKNKRVKKPNTPTPSSTTATTTPTTASPSTCTATVTTSIGKMDAMLGGGHMTIQTPLADDHKNMASSLYQALIRPPPLLLQQNLMNARDLDGKDFGIGIGNNGIFPSSTLPLPHQSQSLLFPFSTSSSSFDTNPCSVSTSLRSSNVYNYGEEFKAAEEPTINSTAIAPGTGGANTQPWEIAATSGVGLGTSNYWNWEDFDSLVSTDLKDPWDDSDIKP; via the coding sequence ATGGGTTTGAGTTCTAAGCAGGTTTCTAGCAGTGGACTTGATTGGAAGCAAACCTTGTTGGAGGCTCAGGACTTGGAACTCCCAAAGCCTAATCTGATGAGAaaacaacaacagcaacaacagcAGCAGCATCAGCAAACTCAGCCTTCAGAGTCTTTGAAGTGCCCAAGATGTGACTCTACCAACACCAAGTTTTGTTACTACAACAACTACAACAAGTCTCAGCCTCGCCATTTCTGCAGGGCTTGCAAGAGGCACTGGACTAAAGGTGGAACTTTACGAAATGTTCCGGTAGGTGGTGGAAGGAAGAACAAGAGGGTCAAAAAACCAAACACTCCCACACCATCTTCCACCACCGCCACTACCACCCCGACAACAGCCAGCCCTTCTACTTGCACTGCCACCGTCACAACCTCAATTGGCAAAATGGATGCTATGCTGGGTGGTGGCCACATGACAATTCAAACTCCTCTTGCAGATGATCACAAAAACATGGCTTCCTCTCTCTACCAAGCTCTAATTCGCCCACCACCTTTGCTGCTACAACAGAATCTGATGAACGCGAGAGACTTAGACGGCAAAGATTTTGGTATTGGTATAGGTAACAATGGTATCTTCCCGAGTTCAACTTTGCCTCTTCCTCATCAAAGCCAAAGCCTACTCTTCCCTTTCTCAACCTCAAGCAGCTCTTTTGACACCAACCCTTGTTCGGTGTCAACCTCTCTGAGATCATCCAATGTTTATAACTATGGGGAGGAGTTCAAAGCAGCGGAAGAACCGACCATCAACAGTACTGCTATAGCGCCTGGCACAGGTGGCGCTAACACACAGCCATGGGAGATAGCAGCAACAAGTGGTGTTGGCTTGGGAACTTCAAACTATTGGAATTGGGAGGACTTTGATTCATTGGTCTCAACTGATCTAAAAGATCCCTGGGATGATTCTGACATCAAACCCTGA
- the LOC114179307 gene encoding mitochondrial inner membrane protein OXA1-like isoform X2 — translation MAYRRCLLMRGSLVDRRFHPSFSYVLHSDEGRQEKSEEKSSSAGVSNFAQIRSFGSSLNGPLGFSAPSRDKFISPCTGYGFCRYMSTVNQGSDKMDSDILTDVADVLTDTTIDTIASQAAITNEVAIAAADSFFPVMGLQYVIDAVHSYTGLNWWAAIVLTTLLIRSATVPLLINQLKATSKLTLMRPHLEEIKQQMDGMAMDPAAVAKGQQQMKKLFKEYGVSPFTPLKGLFIQGPIFVSFFLAITNMAEKVPSFKHGGAYWFTDLSTPDALYVFPVLTALSFLITVECNMQEGMEGNPVAGTMKNVSRGLAVLTVPFTMGFPKAIFCYWVTSNLFSLVYGLVFCLSMMIQNNPRCTCKLQSCTLNTD, via the exons ATGGCTTACCGGCGTTGCCTTTTGATGAGAGGGAGCCTTGTAGATCGGAGGTTCCATCCATCTTTCAGTTATGTTCTTCATAGCGATGAAGGGAGACAGGAAAAGTCTGAGGAAAAATCATCTTCAGCAGGCGTTAGTAATTTTGCCCAGATAAGGTCCTTTGGAAGCTCTCTTAATGGACCACTGGGGTTCTCTGCTCCTTCCCGAGATAAGTTTATTTCTCCATGCACTGGATATGGTTTCTGCCGGTATATGTCGACAGTGAATCAGGGTTCAGATAAGATGGACAGTGACATACTCACTGATGTAGCTGATGTACTCACTGACACTACCATAGACACTATAGCTTCTCAGGCTGCCATTACTAATGAGGTTGCAATTGCTGCCGCCGATTCTTTTTTTCCTGTAATGGGCTTGCAGTACGTGATAGATGCTGTGCATTCCTACACTGGCTTAAACTG GTGGGCAGCAATAGTTCTTACAACCCTGTTGATTCGAAGTGCTACAGTTCCACTCTTAATAAATCAACTTAAGGCCACTTCTAAACTTACG TTAATGAGGCCCCACTTGGAGGAGATAAAGCAGCAGATGGACGGGATG GCTATGGATCCTGCAGCTGTTGCTAAAGGTCAGCAGCAAATGAAGAAGCTATTTAAGGA ATATGGTGTGAGCCCTTTTACGCCATTGAAAGGACTCTTTATTCAAGGCcctatttttgttagtttttttcttGCG ATAACAAATATGGCTGAAAAAGTGCCATCATTCAAGCATGGTGGAGCTTATTGGTTTACTGATCTCTCAACTCCAGATGCCTTGTACGTTTTTCCAGTTTTGACTGCATTGTCATTCTTAATAACGGTAGAG TGTAATATGCAAGAAGGGATGGAAGGAAATCCTGTGGCTGGCACCATGAAAAATGTCTCCAGAGGTCTTGCGGTTCTTACGGTTCCTTTCACCATGGGATTTCCAAAG GCAATATTCTGTTACTGGGTTACGTCAAATTTGTTTTCACTTGTATATGGACTTG TCTTCTGTCTGTCCATGATGATCCAAAACAATCCAAGATGCACTTGCAAGTTACAGTCTTGCACTCTTAATACTGATTGA
- the LOC114179307 gene encoding mitochondrial inner membrane protein OXA1-like isoform X1, with protein sequence MAYRRCLLMRGSLVDRRFHPSFSYVLHSDEGRQEKSEEKSSSAGVSNFAQIRSFGSSLNGPLGFSAPSRDKFISPCTGYGFCRYMSTVNQGSDKMDSDILTDVADVLTDTTIDTIASQAAITNEVAIAAADSFFPVMGLQYVIDAVHSYTGLNWWAAIVLTTLLIRSATVPLLINQLKATSKLTLMRPHLEEIKQQMDGMAMDPAAVAKGQQQMKKLFKEYGVSPFTPLKGLFIQGPIFVSFFLAITNMAEKVPSFKHGGAYWFTDLSTPDALYVFPVLTALSFLITVECNMQEGMEGNPVAGTMKNVSRGLAVLTVPFTMGFPKAIFCYWVTSNLFSLVYGLALKVPGVKKTLGIPEIPVTAPTSAPQSPFSIFPALKQATSATNESSPVVPDKPSKHLNTKISSSAVISQRLRSLEKQVKGRKKNK encoded by the exons ATGGCTTACCGGCGTTGCCTTTTGATGAGAGGGAGCCTTGTAGATCGGAGGTTCCATCCATCTTTCAGTTATGTTCTTCATAGCGATGAAGGGAGACAGGAAAAGTCTGAGGAAAAATCATCTTCAGCAGGCGTTAGTAATTTTGCCCAGATAAGGTCCTTTGGAAGCTCTCTTAATGGACCACTGGGGTTCTCTGCTCCTTCCCGAGATAAGTTTATTTCTCCATGCACTGGATATGGTTTCTGCCGGTATATGTCGACAGTGAATCAGGGTTCAGATAAGATGGACAGTGACATACTCACTGATGTAGCTGATGTACTCACTGACACTACCATAGACACTATAGCTTCTCAGGCTGCCATTACTAATGAGGTTGCAATTGCTGCCGCCGATTCTTTTTTTCCTGTAATGGGCTTGCAGTACGTGATAGATGCTGTGCATTCCTACACTGGCTTAAACTG GTGGGCAGCAATAGTTCTTACAACCCTGTTGATTCGAAGTGCTACAGTTCCACTCTTAATAAATCAACTTAAGGCCACTTCTAAACTTACG TTAATGAGGCCCCACTTGGAGGAGATAAAGCAGCAGATGGACGGGATG GCTATGGATCCTGCAGCTGTTGCTAAAGGTCAGCAGCAAATGAAGAAGCTATTTAAGGA ATATGGTGTGAGCCCTTTTACGCCATTGAAAGGACTCTTTATTCAAGGCcctatttttgttagtttttttcttGCG ATAACAAATATGGCTGAAAAAGTGCCATCATTCAAGCATGGTGGAGCTTATTGGTTTACTGATCTCTCAACTCCAGATGCCTTGTACGTTTTTCCAGTTTTGACTGCATTGTCATTCTTAATAACGGTAGAG TGTAATATGCAAGAAGGGATGGAAGGAAATCCTGTGGCTGGCACCATGAAAAATGTCTCCAGAGGTCTTGCGGTTCTTACGGTTCCTTTCACCATGGGATTTCCAAAG GCAATATTCTGTTACTGGGTTACGTCAAATTTGTTTTCACTTGTATATGGACTTG CGCTTAAAGTTCCTGGTGTAAAGAAAACATTGGGTATTCCTGAAATACCTGTTACTGCCCCCACCAGTGCTCCTCAATCGCCCTTTTCTATATTTCCCGCTCTAAAACAAGCTACCTCTGCGACAAATGAGTCAAGCCCAGTAGTACCTGATAAACcttcaaaacatttaaatacAAAGATATCATCTTCTGCTGTTATTAGTCAAAGGCTTAGAAGTTTAGAGAAACAAgtgaaaggaagaaagaaaaacaagtgA
- the LOC114176633 gene encoding uncharacterized protein LOC114176633 → MASSLLLAVVFVFDLIAFALAVAAEQRRNTASLSEDSAGRKYCEYDSDIATGLGVGSLFILVASQVIIMVVTRCLCCGKAMRPTGSRSWAICLFITSWVTFIIAASCLLAGSVRNAYHTKYRDLMGERAPSCQTLRKGVFAAGAAFIVMTGITSELYYVSFSKANTNGPPPYARDAGVRMGNL, encoded by the exons ATGGCTTCGTCTCTGTTATTGGCGGTGGTGTTTGTGTTTGATCTCATTGCTTTTGCTCTTGCTGTTGCTGCAGAACAGAGGAGGAACACT GCCTCGTTAAGTGAAGACAGTGCGGGAAGAAAGTACTGTGAATATGACTCTGACATTGCAACCGGCCTAGGTGTGGGGTCATTGTTCATCCTAGTTGCTAGTCAAGTGATCATTATGGTTGTAACTAGATGTCTGTGCTGTGGGAAAGCTATGAGACCCACTGGATCCAGATCATGGGCAATTTGCTTGTTCATCACTAGTTG GGTGACATTTATCATTGCTGCTTCGTGCCTGCTTGCTGGTTCAGTGAGGAATGCATACCACACCAAGTACCGTGATCTGATGGGAGAGAGAGCCCCTTCATGTCAGACCTTGAGGAAGGGGGTGTTTGCAGCAGGAGCAGCCTTCATTGTTATGACAGGCATAACCTCGGAGCTCTACTACGTTAGTTTTTCAAAAGCTAATACTAATGGTCCCCCTCCCTATGCTCGAGACGCTGGTGTGAGGATGGGAAATTTGTAG